Proteins encoded in a region of the Pirellulales bacterium genome:
- a CDS encoding Ldh family oxidoreductase encodes MNRLYPSQSVSQLGVALITAAGAGHREARTAIVSLIASSLMGHDSHGVLRIPEYLEAMAEGTILPDAPQAVEHTGGSTAVVDCGHGFGAVGAEQAVRVAVEIARGQRAACVITRRCNHVGRLGAWVQLAADQGYVALATCNSPLHGHFVLPWGGREGRLATNPIAYAVPTGGDPVVADFATSIAPEGKIRFYRNEGKPLPDGWIVDAQGQPTNDPNQFYGPPRGGLLPLGGPAGHKGFALSLLVELLGGALAGIRSQDTTVTGNGVCFVVIDPSAFCPLAEFRRLVDETIAYIKSSPPAPGFTEVLVPGELEFRTMRKRRRDGIPVDPATLKALRLHGERLGVDVDGFLEQRDAT; translated from the coding sequence ATGAATCGCCTCTATCCAAGTCAATCCGTATCGCAGCTCGGCGTCGCCTTGATAACGGCGGCCGGGGCCGGCCATCGTGAGGCACGGACGGCGATTGTCTCGCTGATCGCCAGTAGCTTGATGGGCCACGACTCGCACGGCGTACTGCGCATTCCTGAGTATCTCGAGGCGATGGCCGAAGGGACGATCCTTCCCGACGCGCCGCAGGCGGTTGAACACACGGGAGGCTCGACCGCGGTCGTCGATTGCGGCCACGGATTCGGTGCCGTCGGCGCGGAACAGGCCGTTCGCGTCGCCGTCGAAATCGCCCGCGGGCAACGCGCCGCCTGCGTAATCACGCGCCGCTGCAATCATGTCGGCCGGCTGGGAGCCTGGGTGCAGCTTGCGGCGGATCAGGGCTACGTCGCGCTGGCAACCTGCAACTCGCCCTTGCACGGGCACTTCGTGCTCCCCTGGGGCGGGCGCGAGGGACGTTTGGCTACGAATCCCATCGCCTATGCGGTACCCACCGGCGGCGACCCGGTCGTTGCCGACTTTGCAACGTCGATCGCTCCGGAGGGCAAGATTCGCTTTTACCGCAACGAGGGCAAACCGCTGCCCGACGGCTGGATCGTCGATGCCCAGGGCCAACCGACCAACGACCCCAATCAGTTCTATGGTCCGCCGCGCGGCGGCCTTCTGCCGCTTGGCGGCCCCGCCGGGCATAAGGGATTTGCCCTGAGCCTCCTGGTCGAGTTGCTGGGCGGCGCGCTGGCCGGCATCCGCTCGCAAGACACCACGGTCACAGGCAACGGCGTCTGCTTCGTGGTCATCGATCCTTCCGCGTTTTGTCCGCTGGCGGAATTCCGCCGGCTGGTGGACGAAACGATCGCCTACATCAAGTCATCGCCCCCTGCGCCGGGCTTTACCGAAGTGCTGGTGCCCGGCGAACTCGAATTCCGCACGATGCGCAAGCGCCGGCGCGACGGCATTCCGGTCGATCCCGCGACGCTCAAAGCGTTACGACTGCACGGGGAGCGGCTGGGCGTCGACGTCGACGGGTTCCTTGAACAACGAGACGCCACATGA